ATTTTATATCTACGAAATTTATTATGAAATGAAATTTAGTAGTAAATCCATTTgacaaaataacatataataaaatatagaatcaataatatatgattttaacataaatcataaaataaatagcattaaatttagtttaaatCTACAAAtacacaaataataaaaaaaaaatccagaaaCTAATAATTTCACTGAGATAATATATGAAAAGTGATTttctttttgatcaaatatatgaaaattgaTTAGATAATGATACACATGGAAAACAAAATCTCGTCAGTGTAATGGGCTGGTTCACAACTACGTTAATAAAAAGGAACTCCATGATGGGCTTCGTCGAAGAAACTGGGCTTTGTAGAAGAAACGTTTTAGTTCCTCCTCCGTCTACCTTCCTCCTCGTCCACCACGACGATCCTCCAACTCGACGGCGACGGTGGAAGAAACCATGAATCCCCCGGATAACAACCAAGACAATGCTCCGTCTCTACCCCACTCTCAGCTCCCCACTCTCCCTCCACAATCGAACTCAAATCCCAACCCAGACCCAACCTCAACCTCCAACCCTAGCTTCGAGCAAATTGTCTCCTTCTCCGCTCCAAAGAAGCGAAGAAGAGGCCGATCTCAGCGCTCAACGTCGTCGTTTCACACTCTCCCCAGCGCGGGAGGAATCCTCCCCAACATAGACGCCCCCAGATCAAACCCAGGGATAGGCGACGAGATCATCACGATCAACAAGGACGCCACCACGGAGGCTCTCCTCGCTCTCACCGCCGGCTTCCCAGCCGATTCCCTCACCGAGGAGGAGATCGACTTCGGCGTGGTCCCCGTCGTCGGAGGAATCGAGCAGGTGAACTACATTTTGATCAGGAACCACATCATCTCCAAATGGAGAGAGAATATCTCCAGCTGGATCGCAAAGGAATCTTTTCTAGATTCGATTCCTAACCACTGCATAAGTCTGTTAGACTCTGCTTACGACTACTTGGTTCTACACGGATACATCAACTTCGGGATATCCCAGGCGGTTAAAGACAAGGTTCCTCCTGCTCAGCAGCCAAGCAAGACTAGCGTCGTTATAGTGGGAGCTGGATTGTCTGGTTTAGCCGCGGCGAGGCAGTTACTGAGGTTCGGGTTTAAAGTAACCGTTTTGGAAGGTAGGAAGCGGCCTGGCGGGAGGGTTTATACTAAGAGGATGGAAGGGAATAGAGTGGAGGCGGCGGCGGATTTGGGAGGGAGTGTTTTGACCGGGACGTTAGGGAATCCGTTAGGGATTATAGCGAGGCAGTTAGGTTGTTCTCTTTACAAGGTGAGAGATAAGTGTCCTCTTTATAGGGTTGATGGTAAACCGGTTGATCCGGATTTGGATATGAAGGTGGAGGGGGCTTTTAACCGGCTTTTGGATAAGGCTAGTAAGCTTAGGCAGCTGATGGGTGATGTTTCGATGGATGTGTCGCTTGGTGCGGCGCTCGAGACGTTCAGGCAAGTTTATGGGGATGCTACTGAGGAGATGAGTTTGTTTAATTGGCATCTTGCTAACTTGGAGTATGCGAATGCGGGTTTGGTGTCTAAGCTCTCTCTTGCGTTCTGGGATCAAGATGACCCTTACGATATGGGTGGGGATCATTGCTTTTTGCCTGGAGGGAATGGGAGGCTGGTTCATGCTTTGGCGGAGAATGTACCGATCTTGTATGAGAAGACTGTTCAGACGATCAGATACGGTGCGGATGGTGTGAAGGTAACAGCTGGACATCAAGTGTATGAAGGTGATATGGTGCTGTGTACTGTTCCCCTTGGTGTTCTTAAGAACGGATCCATCAAATTTGTGCCGGAGTTGCCTCAGAGGAAGCTTGATTGTGTAAAGAGACTAGGTTTTGGGTTGTTGAATAAAGTTGCAATGCTGTTTCCGTTTGTGTTTTGGGGCACGGATCTTGATACCTTTGGACATCTTACTGAGGATCCAACCAATAGAGGTGAGTTCTTCCTCTTCTATAGCTATGCGCAAGTTGCAGGTGGTCCTCTGTTGATCGCGTTGGTTGCGGGAGAAGCTGCTCATAAGTTCGAGACAATGCCGCCCACTGATGCAGTGACTCGTGTTCTTCAGATTCTTAGGGGTAAATAGATTTTACTATACTCAGATTATCATTTGTGAGGAGACCTAATCTCCATTAAGCTTAGTTTAAAATTCACATTTCAGGTATGTATGAGCCACAAGGAATAAATGTTCCTGATCCAATTCAAACGGTCTGCACCAGATGGGGAGGGGATCCATTCAGTTTCGGATCTTACTCCAACGTTGCAGTGGGAGCTTCAGGTGATGATTACGACATATTAGCAGAAAGTGTGGGAGATGGGAGGCTTTTCTTTGCCGGTGAAGCCACGACAAGGCGGTACCCTGCAACCATGCACGGAGCTTTCGTTACCGGTCTGCGAGAAGCTGCAAACATGGCTCAGTCAGCAAAGTCCCGAGGCATAAGGAAGAGAATCGATAGGAACCCTTCGAAGAACCCTCACGCTTGCGCTACCCTTCTTGCAGATTTGTTCAGGGACCCTGATCTGGAGTTTGGGAGTTTCTCCATAATCTTTAGCCGGAGGAATCCAGACCCGAAGTCTCCTGCGATTTTGAGGGTGACGCTGAGCGAGCCTTGTAAGAGGAACGACGACCCAGTAGCGGATCAGTACTCGAACAAGATACTGTTTCAGCAGCTTCAGTCTCATTTCAATCAGCAGCAACAGATTCAGGTGTATACGTTGTTGACTAGACAGCAGGCTCTTGACTTGAGAGAAGTCAGAGGTGGTGATGAAAAGAGGATTTACTATCTATGTGAGACACTTGGAGTGAAGCTTGTGGGAAGAAAAGGTCTAGGAATTGGAGCTGATTCCGTTATCGCTTCTATTAAAGCTGAGCGAACCGGTCGCAAGCCAGCATCATCAGGCACAAAATCTGGTTAGGCTTCCTGATTTGATTGCTCTCCATACATGTCATAGAGAACCAGTAATGACATCTTATCCTTTTTTCTCTCTGTTGTGAAGGTATGCTAAAGGTGAAATCCGGTGCTCTGAAGCGGAAGCTGATCAGGTAAACTACAAGCGGTCGTATGTGCAATAATCACTCTCACTTGTCAATAGAGATTGCTAAGATCTTTTTTGTTGCATAAGAAGGATTAAAGGACCGGTGCCGCTGAATCAAAGTAGTATTGGCGACTCGGAGACTATAAGACAAGAGTCTTTAGGGAATGGGAAAGCATCTGAGCAAACGACAATAGTAGAGGCGATAGGAAGCAGCAGCACGCGAGAGGAAAGCAAATGGTTGGGGACAGGAGTTGCATCAAGTTCTGGTATGCGTTCTTCTGGGTAGTATTGATCGATCCTTTTGAAATTATGATCAATTTACATTGATGATGACACATAGGTGGTTCCTTGCATGGAGAGACTATGAAAAGATGACAGAATGAATGAACAAAACCCCACTCAAGCAAATGAGTTGGATGAAGACAAGAACAAATGTACTTCTGGTCTCAACTCCGACCCAAGCCAGGCAACTTGAAGAGAGGCCATCAGGTGCAGAGTTCACTAGACGATGATGAATGAATGATCTGTGACTTACCACTTTCAAAAGCCTCAGGAGAGTTCATCCCActtcttcttttatttacagatggagtctcctctctctcttttgattGTAACTTTATGTTAGCAGACAAATACTGACTATTTATCCACGTATGTAGTGTTTGTAATGTACACGAAGACTAATAAAATGACTAAGATCATCTCTGTTATGTAAAATGACTAATATTATCTCTGTTATGTAAATACAAGTAACACAACACTCTTTTATCTGATCGAGTTCACATAGCGGAACAAAACACACAAGAGCCAACTTACAGAGCCTTTCCAGAGCTGGAACCGCTCCCGGTCTGCATAGGAAAGAAGTGTTTTATGTGTCAATATTCAAGACCATAGCTGAAACTGGTGAGTTTTAGAGCTGAGATGTTTACTAACCAACAACTCATGATCGCCCATGATTTCTTCCATCAACTCCGAGATGGGTTTATCAGCGCTGTTCGGAACCATAGCTGCAAACACAGCTGGTTCTAGCCCTGCATTTGAATCCACCAGCTTTGTAAACGATATGCTTTAAAGTCTtcctgttttctttttttgtttcttaaacACATTCTGAATATGAAGAAGGTACCAGTTTCTGGAAATGCATCAATGAACATCATCATCTCTTCCCCTGTCAAACCAGATAAGAAGCAGATTCGGGGCAGCGACTCCGCTATCTGCACAAAGGATTAATAatgtaagaaaacaaaaacgcAGAAGAACGTTGATGTAAGCTGGAAGTCACATACTTTCACTCTCTTCAGGTCAGTCTGTCTTGTGTTAACTGCTTCCCATAACGAACGTGGGATCATATCTTCTGTACAGAACATAATCTACATTTTTCTCCAAAATCAACAAACATTAGTCTGACATTATCTTGCAAGAGTCAGAGAGGGAATTTTCGATTTTACCTTCATGAATTCACCATCGAGCTCCTTAAGAAGCTCTTGTATCTGCATTACAAGATGATAGATTAATTCAAAGACTCGAAAATATTTGCTGTGTGTGATATGTAACTCTGTTTCCAGTTTATATATTACCTTCTGTGCTTCATGAATTTGAAAGCCAAGCAACAGCAAAACctgaaaaagaagatatattcCAAATATGATGATCACAGACTTCACAGTAATGAACGGTGGGCaaagatttaaaatgtaaaagaaaCTGACAGGAGGGCCGAACACAGGATCTTGAGGATCCAAAGGTACAAACTTCGAATCTTCTTCTAGTGTCTGGGGAATCTCTTGAGCTGAACCTTTAACACGGagcttttgcttttgcttttgcttGAGCTTTGTGTGGTGAGGTGTGTTGTTTGCCCATGACAAAGAAGACGTAGCGAACCCAAAGAAGTGAGAGCTTACTAATTTCTTATAAGAAGAAGACGGCCTTGAGATTCCAAACCGCAGCAAAGAAGACGACGACATTGCTGCTTCTCCCTATCTCATTTGCATCGTTCGTGATTGTTAAGATAAAATTGTTCCTCTAGCCAATCGTGTTTCGCCATTTGTCATGTATTCTACTCAGGCTGTCTTCTAACTTTTTCGGTTTAACCGCATCGAACCAGATTCTCGTTTATTTCGGTTTGATGTGATTTTAATGCCAAATTGGAATCAAATTAGTATACAGTATGTTGTAAACACTCTGTaatcaaatattcaaattaCATCAGAAACCAGTACacattgttttaaaaagaagatGGGGATCACATCTGAGCAACCAAATCCTCTCCTTCTGTAGTGGTACTAGTAGTCACAGCATCTACTCCAGTAAGCGAATTCTCCATCCATCCCTTCAACATTTCCAGCGCAGCTTTTGGCTGGTCCATTGGAACCATGTGCCCCGCATCGTGCACctgtttatatttttgttttaaatcatCAAAACCTCTTCTGTCTTTTGCTATAAAAAGACAATAAGCAGAACAGAAGAACGACTGCGGTTTTATGTAAGAAAGAGCCTGACCTTGAGGAAACTGAGTTGTCCATAACTCTTTAACTTGCCTGCTTCTTTACCATCAACCACAAAGGGTACTTCCTTACTCGCCTTGAAGTTCTCTTTCCCTGACCACTCCATTGCATTCACCCACCTCGAGTTACCTGCTCCAAATTCAATATATCATGCgtcacaaaagaaaagatacATTAACAATTGTGTTTTTACTAGTTAAGTTGTTTTTGTTTAGTTCACAATTATATTCCGCTTATTTCATTATTGACAAGTCTAGATTATGTTATGTTTTTGGAACTCACCGAGCCAGTTGCAGATGAGATCATATTCTCCTGCGTACACGAGAAGGTTGATTCCATCTTCCAAGAGCGTGGGAATCCCAACCTCGAGATTCCTCATCCAGTCTTGTAGCATTGCCTGATAGACACTTGTACTACAGGAGACGAACTCTATGTCCCCAACACCAAGCGACTTTCTCACTGATTGCAGATTCAAGAATTTCTCCATGTTTGAGAAGTCGTAGCATAAACTCCCCTCGCACTTCTTCCTGATGTCGtaatgctacacaagaagtgcgtCAAGTTATAACTTTAAATGCAGAAAGATTAAACAGAATTACTTTTATACAAGTGATGTCTTCTCCATTACCAATGGTTTATCCAAGGTCTCATTTATCCACAGGATGTTGCTAGAAACAATATTATCTGGAAATCCAATTAGCAATGAAAGTCAATAATTTTGGGCTTACGTTTACTCCACCAGCATGTTTCATTACACCAGTGAACAAGGTGTTGCAAACAAGATATGACGCCAAACAAGAAGTTGTTCCATCAgttcctggaaaaaaaaaacagggatTCAGGATCCATCAAAACACATGGAGCAATTGAAAGACATAACTTGATAACTAGAATAGAGGAAGTACCACAAAGCTTAATGGATAGTTCGCACAGTGGCACAATTTTTTCTAAGCGATCATGCTCTGCTTGCGTAATTAAGCCCATTTCCAACGCATAGTCAGGATAGGCTGGGTATTGGATTGCAGGATCTGTAAGGCCATTTCCAATGGCGAATCCCTGCAAGCCTATACTTGTAAGTACCAACCATACATTAACACCGTaagagaaaaaacaaagaaacagtCACATGCCTTAAGGTTAACATGAACTCCCTCATTAGCCCTGTTTCCTTTATGGACTCTGGCAGCAAACGCCGGAATGTAGTGGCCAGCATATGACTCTCCCGTTATGTAAAAGTCTTTGTTTGCCAGCTCAGGGTGCTCAGCAAAGAATGCCTAAGGTAACATGAGAAAACATAGTCACTATCTTATTACTGCTAAATAAATCAGAACGATCTAAATGAAGTTTTCCCCAAGTCAAAGCTTGAAAGCAAGTTTCTATACCcacaaaagttcaaaaaaaagaaactcaatAGAATATCTAGTGCCAGACCTGAGGTAACACGAGGAAACATAATCACTATCTTGTAACAGCTAAACAAACAAGAACAATATAAAAGaggttttatttaaatcaaagcGTGGAAGCAGGTTTCTGTAATAACAAAGTTCAGAAGAACAAGGAACTCAATAGAATATATAGTTCCCAGACCTGCAGAAAGTCATACAGATCATCGCTGACTCCAGTTTCATCATGACGGATATCACTTTTGTCAGTGGTGTAGCTGAAACCAGTTCCAACAGGCTGGTCAACATACAGTAGATTGGAAGCCTGCAAGATATAAATAAATCCTCAATCAACTCTCATGAGCATAAGAATCAGGGAGATAGTTTACAACGGATCACTATATAAGGTAATGATACCTGGTCCCATCCATACTCATTCCAAGCAAGAGACATGTTCTTATCAATCTTGAAAGGACCGTTCTCATAGAACATAGCCAATTCACTGCTACATCCAGGCCCTCCCGTCAGCCAAATCACCACAGGCGCATCCTTCTTCTTGCGCGACTCAAAGAAGAAGTAAAACATCCTAAACATTTAATCGAGATTCCAATTAGCAACAATGCTCAGATCGACAATAAACGCACAGCCTAGTCAACAGCTAGCTACAAATCAGATACTAAACCACCATCCGTATATGAACAAGCAAGGCTATAGGATTAGATAACAACCTTGCGCCCTGAGATTTCGGGAGTTTGAAGTAACCGGCATGATGACCTAAATCCTCGACGGTGGCGCCTCCGTCGGAGATAATGTTCGGGAATCTGAAGCTCCGTTCAACAATCGAAGGTACCTCTTCCTCCGCGGAAGCGAGAGTCGAATCGGTGACATCGATCACGTTCACGTCGAGCTTCGGGAAGAGGTTGAGCTCTCGGATCAGCTTCTCCGCGCGCGATAACGGCAAGTTCGATATCTCGAAGCTCCGATCGTTCAAGAGAGTGGAAGAGGAAGATGGATATGCGCAAGCGATGAAGACGACGATGTGCAGGAGGAAAGTTAGTTTCTccattttcgtttttttttctttttcctcaaCTGCTTTTTGAGATTGTTTGTATACGAGGGAGGAGAAGGTACACGTGGCaagaaaatatctaaaaggGGATCTTCTTGACGTGTCTGAGATCGTTGGGGGCCAATCTGTGAATTACAAGAAATAGTGAGTGATCTTCTAACACGCAAGATAACGTCTGGACGttcaatcaaaaacaaaaagggGTCTTCTGGAC
The window above is part of the Brassica napus cultivar Da-Ae chromosome C3, Da-Ae, whole genome shotgun sequence genome. Proteins encoded here:
- the LOC106439248 gene encoding protein FLOWERING LOCUS D isoform X1, with product MNPPDNNQDNAPSLPHSQLPTLPPQSNSNPNPDPTSTSNPSFEQIVSFSAPKKRRRGRSQRSTSSFHTLPSAGGILPNIDAPRSNPGIGDEIITINKDATTEALLALTAGFPADSLTEEEIDFGVVPVVGGIEQVNYILIRNHIISKWRENISSWIAKESFLDSIPNHCISLLDSAYDYLVLHGYINFGISQAVKDKVPPAQQPSKTSVVIVGAGLSGLAAARQLLRFGFKVTVLEGRKRPGGRVYTKRMEGNRVEAAADLGGSVLTGTLGNPLGIIARQLGCSLYKVRDKCPLYRVDGKPVDPDLDMKVEGAFNRLLDKASKLRQLMGDVSMDVSLGAALETFRQVYGDATEEMSLFNWHLANLEYANAGLVSKLSLAFWDQDDPYDMGGDHCFLPGGNGRLVHALAENVPILYEKTVQTIRYGADGVKVTAGHQVYEGDMVLCTVPLGVLKNGSIKFVPELPQRKLDCVKRLGFGLLNKVAMLFPFVFWGTDLDTFGHLTEDPTNRGEFFLFYSYAQVAGGPLLIALVAGEAAHKFETMPPTDAVTRVLQILRGMYEPQGINVPDPIQTVCTRWGGDPFSFGSYSNVAVGASGDDYDILAESVGDGRLFFAGEATTRRYPATMHGAFVTGLREAANMAQSAKSRGIRKRIDRNPSKNPHACATLLADLFRDPDLEFGSFSIIFSRRNPDPKSPAILRVTLSEPCKRNDDPVADQYSNKILFQQLQSHFNQQQQIQVYTLLTRQQALDLREVRGGDEKRIYYLCETLGVKLVGRKGLGIGADSVIASIKAERTGRKPASSGTKSGMLKVKSGALKRKLIRRIKGPVPLNQSSIGDSETIRQESLGNGKASEQTTIVEAIGSSSTREESKWLGTGVASSSGGSLHGETMKR
- the LOC106439248 gene encoding protein FLOWERING LOCUS D isoform X2, with protein sequence MNPPDNNQDNAPSLPHSQLPTLPPQSNSNPNPDPTSTSNPSFEQIVSFSAPKKRRRGRSQRSTSSFHTLPSAGGILPNIDAPRSNPGIGDEIITINKDATTEALLALTAGFPADSLTEEEIDFGVVPVVGGIEQVNYILIRNHIISKWRENISSWIAKESFLDSIPNHCISLLDSAYDYLVLHGYINFGISQAVKDKVPPAQQPSKTSVVIVGAGLSGLAAARQLLRFGFKVTVLEGRKRPGGRVYTKRMEGNRVEAAADLGGSVLTGTLGNPLGIIARQLGCSLYKVRDKCPLYRVDGKPVDPDLDMKVEGAFNRLLDKASKLRQLMGDVSMDVSLGAALETFRQVYGDATEEMSLFNWHLANLEYANAGLVSKLSLAFWDQDDPYDMGGDHCFLPGGNGRLVHALAENVPILYEKTVQTIRYGADGVKVTAGHQVYEGDMVLCTVPLGVLKNGSIKFVPELPQRKLDCVKRLGFGLLNKVAMLFPFVFWGTDLDTFGHLTEDPTNRGEFFLFYSYAQVAGGPLLIALVAGEAAHKFETMPPTDAVTRVLQILRGMYEPQGINVPDPIQTVCTRWGGDPFSFGSYSNVAVGASGDDYDILAESVGDGRLFFAGEATTRRYPATMHGAFVTGLREAANMAQSAKSRGIRKRIDRNPSKNPHACATLLADLFRDPDLEFGSFSIIFSRRNPDPKSPAILRVTLSEPCKRNDDPVADQYSNKILFQQLQSHFNQQQQIQVYTLLTRQQALDLREVRGGDEKRIYYLCETLGVKLVGRKGLGIGADSVIASIKAERTGRKPASSGTKSGMLKVKSGALKRKLIRIKGPVPLNQSSIGDSETIRQESLGNGKASEQTTIVEAIGSSSTREESKWLGTGVASSSGGSLHGETMKR
- the BNAC03G36520D gene encoding uncharacterized protein BNAC03G36520D isoform X1, producing MSSSSLLRFGISRPSSSYKKLVSSHFFGFATSSLSWANNTPHHTKLKQKQKQKLRVKGSAQEIPQTLEEDSKFVPLDPQDPVFGPPVLLLLGFQIHEAQKVIYKLETELHITHSKYFRVFELIYHLVMQIQELLKELDGEFMKIMFCTEDMIPRSLWEAVNTRQTDLKRVKIAESLPRICFLSGLTGEEMMMFIDAFPETGLEPAVFAAMVPNSADKPISELMEEIMGDHELLTGSGSSSGKAL
- the BNAC03G36520D gene encoding uncharacterized protein BNAC03G36520D isoform X2: MSSSSLLRFGISRPSSSYKKLVSSHFFGFATSSLSWANNTPHHTKLKQKQKQKLRVKGSAQEIPQTLEEDSKFVPLDPQDPVFGPPVLLLLGFQIHEAQKIQELLKELDGEFMKIMFCTEDMIPRSLWEAVNTRQTDLKRVKIAESLPRICFLSGLTGEEMMMFIDAFPETGLEPAVFAAMVPNSADKPISELMEEIMGDHELLTGSGSSSGKAL
- the LOC106389087 gene encoding serine carboxypeptidase-like 49, producing MEKLTFLLHIVVFIACAYPSSSSTLLNDRSFEISNLPLSRAEKLIRELNLFPKLDVNVIDVTDSTLASAEEEVPSIVERSFRFPNIISDGGATVEDLGHHAGYFKLPKSQGARMFYFFFESRKKKDAPVVIWLTGGPGCSSELAMFYENGPFKIDKNMSLAWNEYGWDQASNLLYVDQPVGTGFSYTTDKSDIRHDETGVSDDLYDFLQAFFAEHPELANKDFYITGESYAGHYIPAFAARVHKGNRANEGVHVNLKGFAIGNGLTDPAIQYPAYPDYALEMGLITQAEHDRLEKIVPLCELSIKLCGTDGTTSCLASYLVCNTLFTGVMKHAGGVNHYDIRKKCEGSLCYDFSNMEKFLNLQSVRKSLGVGDIEFVSCSTSVYQAMLQDWMRNLEVGIPTLLEDGINLLVYAGEYDLICNWLGNSRWVNAMEWSGKENFKASKEVPFVVDGKEAGKLKSYGQLSFLKVHDAGHMVPMDQPKAALEMLKGWMENSLTGVDAVTTSTTTEGEDLVAQM